A window of the Mesotoga sp. Brook.08.105.5.1 genome harbors these coding sequences:
- a CDS encoding C69 family dipeptidase, which yields MKSPWATHGETMTVADGEECWIVEFYGRDLWAGVRIPSDHFTVAANRARIMEVDFEDTENVMASPNIVSFAVDQGWYDPSSGKPFNIAEIYAPNDNLYATRREWRAFDLVAPSLGLSPHDVRFPLSVKPDRLLTVHDIFVIKGDYYQGTDYDLTVGLAAGPWGDPLRYANTSRTGTWERSINMHRTCYVHIGQTNSAYADPFKGISWYGYGAPDTTYIVPLWPIMRELPKFYETGSRYEEFRRDSGWWVNSYVQQMAELHYNLAIQDIRNYRDPKLEVLYKVTPEVQKIATEMYETDPEGAIDLISNYAFMNAVAWHEEWKLLGDRLLGNYALGYVNFRSSPYPDWWNEAIGYGFPER from the coding sequence GTGAAATCTCCCTGGGCTACTCACGGAGAGACAATGACCGTTGCTGACGGTGAAGAATGCTGGATCGTCGAATTCTATGGAAGAGACCTCTGGGCTGGCGTAAGAATCCCTAGTGATCACTTCACAGTTGCTGCGAACAGAGCAAGGATCATGGAAGTCGATTTCGAAGATACAGAGAACGTGATGGCCTCCCCGAATATCGTTTCTTTTGCAGTTGACCAGGGCTGGTACGATCCCAGTTCAGGTAAGCCCTTCAACATAGCAGAGATTTACGCTCCGAACGACAACCTTTATGCAACTAGAAGAGAGTGGAGAGCATTCGATCTGGTAGCCCCGTCTCTGGGTCTTAGCCCTCACGACGTAAGGTTCCCTCTTTCAGTGAAGCCTGACAGACTGCTTACGGTTCACGACATATTTGTGATTAAGGGCGATTACTATCAGGGAACGGATTACGATCTTACGGTAGGACTTGCTGCCGGACCTTGGGGCGATCCTCTCAGGTACGCAAACACAAGTAGAACTGGAACCTGGGAACGAAGCATCAACATGCACAGGACTTGCTACGTCCATATCGGGCAGACAAACTCCGCCTATGCAGACCCGTTCAAGGGAATCAGCTGGTACGGTTACGGTGCGCCTGATACAACTTACATAGTTCCACTGTGGCCTATTATGAGAGAGCTTCCCAAGTTCTACGAAACAGGCAGCAGGTATGAAGAGTTCAGAAGAGACTCCGGTTGGTGGGTCAACTCTTACGTTCAGCAGATGGCTGAACTTCACTATAATCTTGCGATCCAGGATATCAGGAATTACAGGGATCCCAAACTGGAAGTTCTCTACAAGGTTACACCGGAAGTTCAAAAGATTGCTACAGAGATGTATGAGACTGATCCAGAAGGCGCCATAGATTTGATTTCCAATTATGCCTTTATGAACGCGGTTGCATGGCACGAAGAATGGAAACTGCTTGGCGACAGACTTCTTGGAAACTACGCTCTCGGATATGTCAACTTCAGATCTTCACCGTATCCCGACTGGTGGAACGAAGCTATCGGTTACGGATTCCCCGAGAGATAA